Proteins from one Syngnathus scovelli strain Florida chromosome 9, RoL_Ssco_1.2, whole genome shotgun sequence genomic window:
- the msh5 gene encoding mutS protein homolog 5 — MEAMEETAGGSTLPSAEEDQDSEILLSVLAQQNQVGLCFYDSKDSSIHYMVDTPDNHELNLLARVIQEICPQVIITSAKQERCMTRFLIQLESNPDYKPEVVIYPYLDFGLELGKTRLLSAHLPFLPASISESEKMAYLASCISFDSPLMLRALGALLKCMDRRRVGVELEDSSVAVPILHFSAYTLKGVLYIDREAYSVLQIFKSELHPSVYKLHSGEKEGFSLYGLLNCCSCRFGSKLLRQWFLRPTIDLDVLNRRQKVIRFFTSPRNSDYLDTLRTSLRNIRNIPTLLRRMSLSHTKVTDWQSLYKTVHNAVYIRDTVRHLPQSIQLFRDISERFSDDLQYIASLISRVVDFENSVVENRFTVKPNIDPAIDEKKRQMAGLSTFLSDVARRELTHLDPRFTSCCVVYIPLIGFLLSVPRPPNMVTKQDFEIEGLEFMFLSEDHLNYRNQRTRELDDLLGDLHCDIRDMETAVMNQLQNAILERSDSLYKVLDLAAELDCLMSLSKVSQEYNYTSPKLISGKAIKINQGRHPLLEVCSPVFVANSFESLESQGRIKIITGPNSSGKSIYLKQVGLIVFMAHVGSDVPAKGAEIGLVDGIFTCMPGRESVSVGLSTFMIDLNQMSQTLRSSTGNSLVLIDEFGKGTNTVDGLSLLAATISHWLNNAPVDVPHILLATNFHSLLQLGLLPTSNLLSLLTLETAVDGDELVFLYQLRKGICQSSYAANVARLAGLPDDVVQRGLEVSELYRTGKAIKRIDKSDEEADRYATMVEKFMSLDLDDDNLDLQRFLEEEILPSAGQKMKCPT, encoded by the exons ATGGAAGCCATGGAAGAAACAGCAGGAGGAAGCACCTTGCCttcagcagaggaagaccaagaCTCCGAG ATTTTACTGAGCGTTTTGGCGCAACAGAACCAAGTGGGCCTCTGCTTCTATGACAGTAAAGACTCGTCTATCCACTATATGGTTGATACTCCAGATAACCACGAGTTAAATCTTCTGGCCAGAG TCATTCAGGAGATTTGTCCTCAAGTGATTATCACCAGTGCAAAGCAAGAGCGCTGCATGACCCGCTTCCTGATCCAACTTG AGTCAAATCCAGACTACAAACCAGAGGTGGTTATTTATCCATATCTTGACTTTG gtCTGGAACTCGGCAAGACAAGGCTGCTTTCAGCCCACCTGCCTTTCCTCCCCGCCTCCATTTCAGAATCTGAGAAGATGGCCTACCTCGCCTCCTGTATCTCCTTCGACTCCCCCCTCATG CTGAGGGCACTTGGCGCTCTTCTAAAATGCATGGACAGGAGGAGAGTGGGAGTTGAGCTGGAAGACAGCAGTGTTGCCGTGCCTATCCTGCATTTCAGTGCCTACACGCT TAAAGGTGTGTTGTACATCGACAGGGAAGCATACAG TGTTCTTCAGATCTTCAAATCAGAGCTTCACCCATCTGTGTATAAACTTCATTCGGGTGAAAAAGAAGGATTCAGCCTTTATG GATTATTAAACTGCTGCAGTTGCAGGTTTGGATCCAAACTGCTACG TCAGTGGTTCTTACGGCCGACGATTGACCTCGACGTGTTGAACCGACGACAGAAAGTGATCCGCTTCTTCACGTCGCCTCGGAATTCAGACTACCTGGACACTTTGCGGACGTCACTACGTAACATCAGAAACATCCCG ACTCTTTTGCGTAGGATGTCTCTCTCACACACCAAAGTGACAGATTGGCAAAGTCTTTACAAG acGGTGCACAATGCAGTTTATATCAGAGACACAGTACGACACCTTCCTCAATCCATTCAACTGTTCCGGGACATCAGCGAACGCTTCTCTGATGACCTCCAATACATCGCTTCTCTCATCAGCCGTGTG GTGGACTTTGAAAACAGTGTAGTTGAGAACCGCTTTACCGTCAAACCAAATATAGATCCGGCAATCGATGAAA AGAAAAGACAAATGGCGGGCTTGTCCACCTTCCTGTCGGATGTTGCGAGAAGAGAGCTGACACACCTGGATCCCAGATTCACCTCCTGCTGCGTCGTCTACATCCCTTTG ATCGGGTTCCTGCTCTCTGTTCCGCGGCCGCCTAATATGGTGACGAAACAAGATTTTGAGATAGAGGGCCTTGAGTTCATG TTTCTATCAGAAGATCACCTGAACTACCGCAACCAGAGGACCAGAGAGCTGGACGACCTCCTGGGAGATTTGCACTGTGACATCAGAG ACATGGAAACAGCTGTCATGAATCAACTACAAAACGCCATCTTGGAAAGGAGCGACTCTCTATATAAG GTTCTGGACCTGGCTGCCGAGCTGGACTGTCTAATGTCGCTGAGTAAAGTCTCCCAGGAGTACAACTACACCTCACCCAAGCTAATCAGCGGCAAAGCAATAAAGATCAATCAGGGCAG ACACCCGTTGTTGGAGGTGTGTTCTCCTGTGTTTGTGGCTAACTCCTTTGAGAGTCTTGAGTCACAGGGCAGGATTAAGATCATCACAGGGCCCAACTCATCTGGGAAGAGCATCTACCTcaaacag GTCGGTCTGATCGTCTTCATGGCTCACGTCGGCTCTGACGTCCCAGCCAAGGGTGCTGAGATAGGCTTGGTGGATGGAATATTCACCTGCATGCCTGGCCGAGAATCCGTGTCCGTGGGTCTCAGTACCTTCATGATTGACCTCAACCAG atgtCCCAGACACTTCGCAGCAGCACAGGCAACTCATTAGTGCTGATTGATGAATTTGGAAAAGGGACAAACACC GTGGACGGCTTGTCCTTACTGGCTGCAACCATCTCTCATTGGCTGAACAACGCTCCCGTTGATGTTCCTCACATCCTGCTGGCCACTAACTTCCACAGTTTGCTGCAACTGGGCCTCTTACCCACCTCCAACCTGCTGTCTCTTCTG ACGCTTGAGACGGCAGTGGATGGGGATGAGCTGGTGTTTCTGTACCAATTGAGGAAAGGCATCTGCCAATCTAGTTATGCTGCCAATGTCGCCAGATTGGCTGGCTTGCCTGATGATGTTGTACAGAGAGGTTTGGAAGTGTCAGAACTCTACAGGACAGGAAAAGCCATCAAACGTATTGATAAATCAGACGAGGAGGCCGATAG ATACGCGACCATGGTGGAGAAATTTATGAGCCTGGACCTGGATGATGACAATCTGGATTTGCAGCGCTTCTTGGAAGAGGAAATTCTGCCCTCTGCTGGACAGAAGATGAAGTGTCCTACTTAG
- the LOC125975448 gene encoding sperm acrosome membrane-associated protein 4-like, with protein sequence MRGLMLFVLGIVMFSYAQGEEKEELEQMLEEEEELLQCFRCDLGFWDACYTTETNCSLGERCFTGRGKAVDVLDVKTLGCVKAEECNVESSVELFSNNTVFSMTKYCCDTPFCNAALKSTADTLLWVAVSFLISWNVTRVSTH encoded by the exons ATGAGAGGACTaatgttgtttgttttgggaATTGTGATGTTCTCGTATGCTCAAG gtgaagaaaaggaggagctggagcagatgttggaggaagaggaggaactgCTGCAGTGTTTCCGTTGTGATCTGGGCTTCTGGGACGCATGTTACACCACGGAAACCAACTGCAGCCTCGGGGAGCGATGCTTCACGGGCCGCGGGAAAGCAG TTGATGTTCTGGATGTAAAGACGCTTGGCTGTGTTAAAGCAGAGGAGTGCAACGTGGAGAGCAGCGTGGAGCTCTTCTCCAACAACACCGTCTTCTCCATGACTAAATATTGCTGCGACACCCCCTTCTGCAATGCTGCGTTGAAATCGACAGCGGATACGCTTTTGTGGGTCGCTGTATCGTTTTTGATATCTTGGAACGTCACGAGAGTCTCAACACACTGA
- the LOC125975434 gene encoding uncharacterized protein, with amino-acid sequence MTAASSHSSQSSQVDCVLPCQRRKFNSNQTRLRLRSAPGAWLIVGVLVVALGMCVAMAGYVASPPRHFGALRSSPKDKMKLAGPMVMGVGLFIFICAASLLYENRDREIRMLKMCKDPEDRKGDWEDWQEQAIFSGQKQWEIRDEEQDGSLYPPSLSCKNIEDINKSLQRHLDAEDEAEREGKSTLVAQVLHHQEPSPHSSSLGHSGPHPSAFPDKSSKINTRTCSALSEP; translated from the coding sequence ATGACAGCTGCCAGCAGCCACTCTTCCCAGTCGTCACAAGTGGACTGCGTCCTGCCATGTCAACGGAGAAAATTCAACTCCAACCAGACCCGACTTCGCCTACGCTCGGCCCCGGGCGCGTGGTTAATAGTGGGCGTGTTGGTGGTGGCGCTGGGGATGTGCGTGGCCATGGCTGGTTACGTGGCGTCGCCGCCGAGGCACTTCGGTGCCCTCAGGTCCAGCCCCAAGGACAAGATGAAACTGGCCGGGCCTATGGTCATGGGCGTCGGGTTGTTCATCTTCATCTGCGCCGCTAGCCTGCTCTACGAGAATCGAGATCGAGAGATCCGCATGCTGAAGATGTGCAAAGACCCTGAGGACAGGAAGGGAGACTGGGAGGACTGGCAAGAACAAGCCATCTTCAGTGGGCAGAAACAGTGGGAGATTAGAGACGAGGAACAGGATGGGAGCCTCTACCCTCCTTCTTTGTCTTGCAAGAACATTGAGGACATCAATAAATCACTGCAACGTCATCTAGATGCAGAAGATGAAGCTGAGAGGGAGGGCAAGTCGACACTTGTGGCTCAAGTTCTGCACCACCAGGAGCCAAGTCCTCATTCGTCTTCCCTCGGACATTCCGGTCCTCACCCCTCTGCCTTCCCAGACAAGTCCAGCAAGATTAACACACGGACCTGCTCTGCACTCTCCGAGCCTTGA